One Arachis hypogaea cultivar Tifrunner chromosome 2, arahy.Tifrunner.gnm2.J5K5, whole genome shotgun sequence genomic window, AAAATACACGTTAAAAATGAGTtactgtatatatatatttatataaatatatgataactTGTTTgatgattaattattttttagtgtgtatcTAATATTTTTATAGACAAATCATTATTTTATGactaataaatacatatatacgaGGATTGGATCAAGATCTTATAAAATAAAGAAGTTAATAAAACATatatttcataataaaattacaaaatcaataataattaactttttattttactaattttttacttttaaaaatataaattcagGAAAATCTATAggctttttataattatttttaccaaCTTTCTTACTTTCTATAGGAGTGCATATATGACTAAATTTAAGCTACTATATATACTTTGAATTTGTGTGTTGCTAAAATCACCAACCTTATTATTAATcatgaaatatataaaagaaattaaaatattttatattatgtgattaaaatattaaaaataaataaaattcattcTGTTAATAATAAACATATATTTCATATTATTCTATATGATGATTTGAGTTATCACTAATTTATATAACTAAGAGTATTAtagtcaaataaattaaaaagtaatttgttttagtttttcgGAAAAAAGTTATATTTTGTAAATTGATCAtggagaaaaatattatttaaagattTTGTAAGAAGAAAGTAGCATGGTTTTCTCATAAtataagaaagaaagagaagagaaggtgATGGATGATTAGTGAGTACCAGAAATAGTAGCATTATCCCATCCTTGAATAAAATTACCGATGGAAGCTGCAATGGCCACAAGTATGGCTCCTCTGGCTCCCATTTTTAAAAGCAATATCTAGAGATACTCTTATGTATGTTAACCTGGAAAAATCAGTTGATTAGTGAATTGAAAATCTTGAACCAAGAGTGATAGAGAGTAACACAAATGCAAATAATGGAATATATTATACTATATGCTTAATGATTAAACCAAGTTAGTTATCTTAATTAcctttgctcttgaagtttgtaGTAACCTCTCGGGTAGTGTCGTGTGTGAATATAGATTCATagcgtgtgtgtatatatatatttataatcatTTAAAGGTATCTGTCTGATTCGAATAATTTCTAACATTTTCCTTAACCCCCATACGTACTTTGTTTGTATTTGCTGATGGCTGATATTTATTTCCTTTCCATGATTGCCTTCCTTGATTTCAATTGACAATTTTGTCCTTCACCTTTTATTATTTTACCGGTATATTCTACTCTTCACTAGTCTCTAAATGGTTAAGTAACAAGTGTGAAGAGtgtaatacattaaaaaaaataaaatgaagagaagtgaggagtttataagatgagagactcaTTAACTTGACATTTTAAGATTTTGAGTTAGATGTaatgtcttctcatcttatgttctctcgcttgatCTTTCTCCAAAATCTTTTTAGTTGTCGAGAGCTTCTAATAGTGGCCCAACATAAGTAGGACTGTCAAACGGACCAGCCCAGACTATTTAGGCCTGCCCTGTTTAATCCCGTGGGTTAGAGGTAGTCCGTTTAAGTCCGCTTCATTCGCGGACCATAATTTTTCAATCCGAATCGTTTATGGTCAACCCAATAGGTTAAATGAACTAGTccatttatccttttattttattttttgaaaaatattttgacaaaaaatcacTTTTAGGTAAAAATAAACTTTAAACAAACAGTATTTTTTTAGTTGATTGATCGAATTTTTGAGTCAGATCGAAAAATATATCAACTAAAAGtgctactttttttaaaaaaaataaacggaCCGCTTATTTAACCTGTTATTTTTTTTGAGTTAATCAGACTCATTCTATTTAAGCCAAAATTTAAATAGGCttaattttaaagacaaaaattaCCCGTTTAAATGAGTAAAGGGACTCGCTAGATGAATTTGACCATTTTAACGGTTCTAAACACAAGTAAGCTCTCTTCTCAGACCATATATCAAAATCAAAGTCTGTTTTCTCATGTAATAatgcaaatattttattaataacacAAAACATTAGGGAGAGATGGTTAATTATGAACTGAGAATTGAGAGAGCAAATGGATCCAAGCACACGTGGAAAGATGTAAATGCCAATTAGGATAAACCACTTGTTTATTTCTTAGCACTACCTATGATCTCTGGACAACAATTCCATGCTTTATGATGGCTATGTGCTTTTATGAGAAATTCCTCTCCGTTCATTTGTACTACTTTGTTCATTATTTGATATGTCCTATAAtagttatatataaataaataaagacaaAGATTGTGACATAATAAAGGTGACAGAGAAAACAGTATGAACCATCCATTGTTTTaaatatataagtaaatatatatttaGAGTAacaatgtaaaattattttttcactcTAAGAATAAGAATCAAATCTACTAAGGAGTCTCAAACACATGAACAAAATGAAATCAATGAAACAAGAATGCAAAACTTCACCAAAAAACTAGTCACTGTTTATGAACTTTCTGACAGTTCTATTACAGAGCTTTGATCACAATCACACCTCCAAATTCAAGAACTATGAGTGAAGAATTTCCGATTTCCGATCTTGTTAATCCAAATCTGATTAGGTTCATACACTAATGGGAATGTAGAGAGACACTCCAAAAGGCTTTGGCTTGTGACAAATAAAATGACCAAAACCTGCATGATAAATATACAAGGATAtgaacaatttaaaaatattgagaAATAGCACTTATTCAACATAATTGAAAGGTACAAATTCAGCTTGAGAAAAAAACTGACATCAAAATAACAATACAGCAATGGAAGTTGAGGCTGACATAATGTCAAATAGCACAAATATTTTACAAAAGTAGTTACATGCTCACCAACTTGTCATTAGTAACAAAGCTAGGATTTGTATATGTTGCTAGGACTCACTCTTTCTCTCAGAAATGAATGCACAaacacacaaattaaaaaatttcaggACCAAGTATTTGTCATCATAAAAAACAAACACACATTTATTATTCTGCATCctttctgtgttttttttttttcaattttctattCCTTTTTGTGAGAATGCATAGTAATGCAGTTACATGAAAATCTCATCAACACAATGTAGGTCATTCTTTTTATTTCAAGTTATTTCAAGATCAGCAAAAATAGTAATGCAATTACATGCAAAATTTGATTCCAACTGAGACTGGCTAGGTGTAGGAGTTAATATTACAAGttacaaagattttttttttcaattaaggcATTCCAACACAGAATACATTGATTTTTAGAGGGCAATAACCCTATCATATTTGTAGCTATCATCTTTGACAATATTTCTTCATGAATAATTTGACTCTCGCATGTAAGATTAGTATATTTATTCTGATCCTTTGCAGCCTAATATATGTACCAACTGCACATATCAGGATAAAAAGACCATTTAAATTCATGgtatgccttttttttttttaaagggaGAGAAAGAAATTCACCATTAAGAGATAACGTGTACAAAGAAATTATACAAAGGCATTAGATGAGTGTAGAATAAGGATAGACACAATACAAATATGTTATCAAAATTCAGATAGCATGTTGCACACATACATATCTCTGTATACAAACAAGACAAGGAAGAAATACTGTTAAAAGAATTCTGATGTAGTTATTGCAAAATTTCTTTTTGGCATAACAGTTCAACAAGTTAATGCTGTCCAAAGAAACTGGGAActttttctcttatttcttttcaaagaaaaaggaaatttATCTGTCATGATACTACTCCTCCCAAAAGCTTAAGCTGATAGGAGGAAACAACataaatggttatatctctagCATTATCAAAGCATGAAAAACATGAAGATTAGATAATTACCTAGTGAGAAATCCCATTTCAGAAAAATTGTTTGCGATGGACTTGAATGTTGGGAATGTGtgaaattttgggccaaattagtTGATGCTTGTTGTTGCAGTGTTCTCCAAGCAAAGGACAGCCTTTAATTTGAAGTAGTGACAGAGAGGGAGGCAGCTTTTCTCCTACCATATTCTCCAGCTTCGGACACGACATAATTGACAATTGTTGGAGGGAGGTGAGGCGGAGAAGCTCAATGCACTCCAATGTCTCCAGATTTGGAAAGTAATAGAGACACAGAGTGGTGAGGGAAGGAAGAGGAGGCAGCAAACCAACCTCTGGGAATGACCTTGTGCTTTTATTATACCAATCACAATCATAGATGGAAAGATGAGTGAGGGCATCAGAATTGCCCATTGTTGATAGAACCTTCCATTGTTTCCCGATAGTAAGCTCTTTCAAGTTAGGTGGCAAACCACCCTCTGGCAATCTACACATTTTCTGGCAATCTCTTATGTTGAGAGACTGTAAATTTGGAAGAAGAGAATTCATGTGACATGGCAATGCCTCCAACTTTGAGCAGCCAGTGACATTGAAATGAGTCAAGTTGGGTGCATCTACTCCTTCTCTTGGAAATGACACAAATTTGGAGCATTGATGGATGGTGAGACGTTGAAGAGCAGCGTGCGGTCGCTCTGACATTGAAACTGATTCCAGATTCCAACACCATGATATCTCAAGATTCTTAAGGTTGGGAAAGGCATCCAATGAGAAGGAGGTCAGTGAATCACAgctgttttcaatttttagttCTACCAAATCATACTTCTGCTCTTGCTGGGGGAATTCCAGTTTGCTGCTATTCAAGATTTTCAGCTTTTGCAAAGATTTGGTTATACAATTGCCTGGAAAGGACACAGCAGACAAACACCCTGAGATTTGTAGTTCTTGGAGGGAAGTTAGATGGTGGACGATGGTTGCCTTAAATGCATACTCCAATATGTATTTACATCCCCTAATTGATAAAGTTTCCCCATTATCTAACATCTTTTGAGACCTTTTTTTATCATCTTCCAGTATATCTAGTTTGCGAACATTTGAAACATCTAATAAAGAAGAAAACATTCTCAAGAATACATGGTTAAGCATATGTCCCTTTAACATTGGACAATATCTTATTTCAAGCTTCCTGAGTTGAGGAAAAGTTTCTGACTCAGATAAGTGCCACACATCCCAACATGGCAAGTTATCAAACTCCAAACTCTCCAGTAAGGGAAACGGTGCAATAGGCGAAGAATGATGATCACCTTCATTCTTGTAAAACTCGTCGCCAATACTCCTCAGCTGATCGAAACCTCGAATCCTCAGGGACTTAAGAGATGGCAGCTGTCCAAGTGAAGGCAGCATGCAGCAATTCTTGCAAGACTCTAGAGATACACTTGTCATATTGTTGTAGGAACAGAATCCCAACCAATCTGGAAATATTGTACCCTTGTATCCCTTGATTTTCAACTTTTTCAAGCCATTGTGTGGTTGCAAGCTGTTGAGTATATCTCTTTCAGTTTGTGTGTCTGAAACCATATCATCACCTGAAGACCATTCCAACAATAAGCACTCAATGTGCTTCTTATCCAATATCTTCGCCCTCCTTGCTTCTTTCACATCAACAACATTCTCTAATTTCTTAATCTCAAATGAACCATGAAGATTTAAAAGCCCTTCTAACTCTTGGATTGTATTGTCGTCATGCTTGCCCACCATAAAGAAGCTTAGAAAGTGCAAGTGTTTCAATTTGTTCATGCCTCCCGGCATTCCTTCCAAAGAAGTTCCCCAAATGTCAAGATGTCGCAAATTCACAAGCTTATGCATGCCATTAGGTAGCATAGTCAAACAAGAACACCCATTCAACTTCAGTGTTTGTAGATTGTACAAATCACACAATGATTCTGGTAGTGTCCTAATGCTTGTTCTAGAGAGATCCAAGTAACGCAAGTAGGTTAATTCACCTATTGAATCAGGTAATGCTTCGAATCTTTCAAACCTGAGAAATGACAAAACTCTCAATCTTTTGAGCTTTGATATTAGGATACACGATGTTTCAACATCTGCCTTGCATGAGTGAGGAAATAAATTGATGAGCAATAATGTTCTCAAAGATTCAACTTTACTTATGGAATCAAAATGTTTTGAGGACAAATGACTCAATTTTTTATAGGATAAATGACGAGTTCGGTCAGACATATTGTCCACATCACCAAGCTCTTCAAAACTacaatagaagtctccagcaagGAACAATGCTAAATCATGTAAAAGGTCATGCATAACAAAACTCTCAGATGAATACTCATGTGGTTTAAAAAATAATCTGGAAGCTAATTCTTCAAAACATTTGCAGCCAACTTCTTCTaaactctctcctctctttggTGCCCTTAAAAGATCTTCAGCCATCCACAGCAAGATTAGTTTATCTTTATCAAAAAGATAATCTTTCGGATACAATGCACAATAAATAAAACAACGCTTTAAATGTGCAGGAAGATGGAAGTAACTAATTAACAATGCTGGAATAATTTTACTGTTTTTCACAGAAAAATCCCAAATATCACTCATTAGTAAAGCTTCCCATTCATTAACGTCGTCCTTCATTCGCAACATACGTCCAAGTGTTTCTGCAGCTAGTGGTAGCCCCTTACACTTGTTGACAATCTTTCTACCAATTTCTTCTAGTCTTGGACTCCCATTTGATTCTGGAAAACAAGCGTTGTTTGCGAACACTGACCAGCAACAATCTTCAGACAACTCATTCAGAATGTAGGGGGGACAAGTTTGGACAATGGAAGCAACTTCTTTGACACGAGTTGTTATAAGAATTGTACTTCCCTTGGCTCCATATTGAAATGGGGTTTTAAATTTCTTCCAGACATCACCATCATCACTCcaaacatcatccaacacaaTAAAAAACTTCGTTTGTGACAACTTTTCCTTCAATATGAGTTGAAGTGAATTGAAATCATCAACATTACGAGCAGTTTGGCCTATAACATTCTTTGTAACCTCAACAATATTGAAGTCTTCAGAGATACAAACCCATTCTTTGACTTGAAATCCTTTCATCAAGTCTTCATTATTAAACACCCACTGTGCTAAAGTTGTTTTGCCAACCCCACCTATGCCCACAATGGGAATCACAGACAACTGATATTCTCTATTATCATCTAAtatcttgatgatttccttttgGTCCTTTTCCCTGCCAAGGATATTACCTTCCACCAGAGATGTGGATGGAATTCTCCATGACAAGAAGTTCTTCTTGGTACTCTTCTCAAGACCAAggaaatctttttgtttttcaagaTACTCTATTCTTCTAACCACCCCTTCCATCTTATCTACCATCTCCCTATCCCGGTTGATGAAGAAGTTAATGGGGTTGAGGAAAGAACTTACCTCCGTTTCCTTTTGAGTGGCGGCTTTGGTGAGGACAGCATCCAGCAAGTCATCAGCCACATAAACAGCATCCCTCAGACTGTTGAGCCAATCCCTCACATGTTCATTGCCAAGTTGCTTGTACTCAGCATCATCAACCAGAACTTCAGCAGCATGCAGAGAGATCTTCAGCCTTTCAACCAAGTCAGggccaagcttcttgcccaaaaCCAAGTTGACCGCATCAGTTGTAAGGAACCTGTCAAATAGAACGTTAATGAAGCCAGAAAGGAAAGCTCCACCAACAAGTGCACCAGCCATGATATGATcacaaaagaaacagcaaagtgTAAAAGGATTCTCCAGAAAGGTAAGAAAACAATGCTTGCAGGGTAGTGAACTCCACGGGGTTTCCTGAATAAAAGTGTATAAGGAGCGAGATGTCAATGATTCCTTAGCAGCAAGAACATGAGCATCACGTggagttgctagttggctttgcTCTAAGTATTCATTCTTTTTTTAACTCTTCTTTGGAAGATGAAACAGATTATTCATTAATTAAGTATATAAAAGTAGGGACACCATATCCCTGCATATTAGGAAGATATCAATGACAATAAGGATAGTGTGATCTGTGATGAGGTTAATTAAAATGCGTTGACAATAGTATTTAGACATTGGCTTCACATCACATGGTAGGTAGCTAGCTGTCTTCAAGCTTAGTTTTAAAAgaactccttttttttttttcgtaatgTTTTGTATGTTTAATTTGTTTGCAATTGATATTTTTTGTGTCTGATTCTGAGATGTCCCAGCAACATGGTATAAGTAAGGTTTTCTACAATCTTTTATTGGGGACTGATGGTTGCACATTTAAATAGAAATATAattgaaacaatttttttttctgtgtCCACGGTCTCCTCCAGCCCAACAGGCCAAGAACTAATTCGCCGCAAATTTGagttccatttaagggtctgccgctggcTAATGAGTTGTTGCATGCACAAGGCATAACTGAA contains:
- the LOC112732631 gene encoding putative disease resistance RPP13-like protein 1; this translates as MAGALVGGAFLSGFINVLFDRFLTTDAVNLVLGKKLGPDLVERLKISLHAAEVLVDDAEYKQLGNEHVRDWLNSLRDAVYVADDLLDAVLTKAATQKETEVSSFLNPINFFINRDREMVDKMEGVVRRIEYLEKQKDFLGLEKSTKKNFLSWRIPSTSLVEGNILGREKDQKEIIKILDDNREYQLSVIPIVGIGGVGKTTLAQWVFNNEDLMKGFQVKEWVCISEDFNIVEVTKNVIGQTARNVDDFNSLQLILKEKLSQTKFFIVLDDVWSDDGDVWKKFKTPFQYGAKGSTILITTRVKEVASIVQTCPPYILNELSEDCCWSVFANNACFPESNGSPRLEEIGRKIVNKCKGLPLAAETLGRMLRMKDDVNEWEALLMSDIWDFSVKNSKIIPALLISYFHLPAHLKRCFIYCALYPKDYLFDKDKLILLWMAEDLLRAPKRGESLEEVGCKCFEELASRLFFKPHEYSSESFVMHDLLHDLALFLAGDFYCSFEELGDVDNMSDRTRHLSYKKLSHLSSKHFDSISKVESLRTLLLINLFPHSCKADVETSCILISKLKRLRVLSFLRFERFEALPDSIGELTYLRYLDLSRTSIRTLPESLCDLYNLQTLKLNGCSCLTMLPNGMHKLVNLRHLDIWGTSLEGMPGGMNKLKHLHFLSFFMVGKHDDNTIQELEGLLNLHGSFEIKKLENVVDVKEARRAKILDKKHIECLLLEWSSGDDMVSDTQTERDILNSLQPHNGLKKLKIKGYKGTIFPDWLGFCSYNNMTSVSLESCKNCCMLPSLGQLPSLKSLRIRGFDQLRSIGDEFYKNEGDHHSSPIAPFPLLESLEFDNLPCWDVWHLSESETFPQLRKLEIRYCPMLKGHMLNHVFLRMFSSLLDVSNVRKLDILEDDKKRSQKMLDNGETLSIRGCKYILEYAFKATIVHHLTSLQELQISGCLSAVSFPGNCITKSLQKLKILNSSKLEFPQQEQKYDLVELKIENSCDSLTSFSLDAFPNLKNLEISWCWNLESVSMSERPHAALQRLTIHQCSKFVSFPREGVDAPNLTHFNVTGCSKLEALPCHMNSLLPNLQSLNIRDCQKMCRLPEGGLPPNLKELTIGKQWKVLSTMGNSDALTHLSIYDCDWYNKSTRSFPEVGLLPPLPSLTTLCLYYFPNLETLECIELLRLTSLQQLSIMSCPKLENMVGEKLPPSLSLLQIKGCPLLGEHCNNKHQLIWPKISHIPNIQVHRKQFF